From Streptomyces sp. TLI_053, a single genomic window includes:
- a CDS encoding glutamine synthetase family protein: protein MTTGTVATDRPEPAAGSAARPAPGPAGHVESGAGAVLPPRADRAERGERARAAADRLRGSGVEAVAVTWVDNAGIARVKAVPLGGLVHAAQWGVGAAPCFDVFLADDSVVTSRLIGGPTGDLRLYPDVERIVPLAAQPGWAWAPGDRYTQGGAPHPGCQRLFARRAVAAAAEQGLALKAGIEIEWVVALAGPEGEEPRYPTAGPAYGMQRLTDLSDYLRDVLRALGEQGLTVLQIHPEYAPGQFEVSVAPEGPVEAADTSVLVRHTVRAVSARHGLRASFAPAVEAGGVGNGGHLHLSLWREGHNLAHGGPGPHGLTAEAEGFLAGVLGALPELLVLGCSSPAGYLRLVPTHWAGAYQCWGLENREAALRLVTGSTGERSSAANAEIKCFDATANPYLAVGAVIAAGLAGREQRLALPPESTGDPALAEPGTFPRLPTGPAEALAAYRGSAVLREALGDPLFEAVLAVRQAEAEQYADAAPEQLAAATRWRY, encoded by the coding sequence ATGACCACTGGAACCGTTGCCACGGACCGACCCGAGCCCGCCGCCGGGTCCGCCGCCCGACCCGCCCCCGGCCCGGCCGGGCACGTCGAGTCCGGTGCCGGCGCCGTGCTGCCGCCGCGGGCGGACCGGGCCGAGCGCGGCGAGCGCGCGCGGGCCGCCGCCGACCGGCTGCGGGGCTCCGGGGTCGAGGCGGTCGCCGTCACCTGGGTGGACAACGCCGGCATCGCCCGGGTCAAGGCGGTGCCGCTCGGCGGCCTGGTGCACGCGGCGCAGTGGGGCGTCGGCGCCGCCCCCTGCTTCGACGTCTTCCTGGCCGACGACTCCGTCGTCACCAGCCGGCTGATCGGCGGCCCCACCGGCGACCTCCGGCTCTACCCCGACGTCGAGCGGATCGTCCCGCTCGCCGCCCAGCCCGGCTGGGCCTGGGCCCCGGGGGACCGCTACACCCAGGGCGGCGCCCCGCACCCCGGCTGCCAGCGGCTCTTCGCCCGCCGGGCGGTGGCCGCCGCGGCCGAGCAGGGCCTGGCCCTCAAGGCCGGGATCGAGATCGAGTGGGTGGTCGCGCTGGCCGGCCCGGAGGGGGAGGAGCCCCGTTACCCGACGGCCGGCCCGGCCTACGGCATGCAGCGGCTCACCGACCTCTCCGACTACCTGCGCGACGTCCTCCGCGCCCTCGGCGAGCAGGGCCTGACCGTGCTCCAGATCCACCCCGAGTACGCGCCCGGGCAGTTCGAGGTCTCGGTCGCCCCGGAGGGTCCGGTCGAGGCCGCCGACACCTCGGTACTGGTCCGGCACACCGTCCGGGCCGTCTCCGCCCGGCACGGTCTGCGGGCCTCCTTCGCCCCGGCGGTCGAGGCCGGCGGGGTCGGCAACGGCGGCCACCTCCACCTCAGCCTCTGGCGCGAGGGGCACAACCTCGCGCACGGCGGCCCCGGCCCGCACGGGCTGACCGCCGAGGCCGAGGGCTTCCTGGCCGGGGTGCTCGGCGCGCTGCCCGAGCTGCTGGTGCTCGGCTGCTCCAGCCCGGCCGGCTATCTCCGCCTGGTCCCCACGCACTGGGCCGGGGCCTACCAGTGCTGGGGGCTGGAGAACCGCGAGGCCGCGCTCCGCCTGGTCACCGGCTCCACCGGCGAGCGGTCCTCCGCCGCCAACGCCGAGATCAAGTGCTTCGACGCCACCGCCAACCCGTACCTGGCGGTCGGCGCGGTGATCGCCGCCGGCCTCGCCGGGCGGGAGCAGCGGCTCGCGCTGCCGCCGGAGTCCACCGGGGACCCTGCCCTGGCCGAGCCCGGCACCTTCCCCCGGCTGCCGACCGGCCCGGCCGAGGCGCTGGCCGCCTACCGGGGCTCCGCCGTGCTCCGGGAGGCGCTCGGCGATCCGCTGTTCGAGGCGGTGCTGGCCGTCCGTCAGGCCGAGGCCGAGCAGTACGCGGACGCGGCACCCGAGCAGCTGGCCGCCGCCACCCGCTGGCGGTACTGA
- a CDS encoding 3-hydroxybutyryl-CoA dehydrogenase, with protein sequence MERPFPTVAVVGLGTMGTGVAVAVARSGRRVIGIEADENSAARALARIEESTAHAVARERLTAEERAGLLARLTVGHALEAAAEADLVIEEVPEQLELKREVFAALDRICPAETVFATGTTALSVTRIAAATARPDRVLGLHFFNPVHTMKLVEVVRTVLTAPQVAEDAAALARDLGKEPVAAGDRAGFVVNGLLFAYLNQAAAMYESRYATREDIDAAMRLGCGLPMGPLALLDLIGVDTARTVLEAMYEQSRDRLHAPAPILGQLVSAGLLGRKTGRGFYTYEAPGSSRAVDTTAGPARPGVSGREVRSIGVCGSGTMATGIVEVFAKAGYPVLLAARSLEKAERAKAQLARSLERSVAKGRLTEQQRDAALGLVTPVGQYGELADVDLVVEAVAEDLAVKRELFTALDAIVKPGAVLATTTSSLPVVACASATGRPQDVVGMHFFNPAPAMRLVEVVSTVLTAPEVTATVLELCAKVRKHPVECGDRAGFIVNALLFPYLNDAVRMLQEHYATVDDIDTAMKLGCGYPMGPFELLDVVGLDVSLTIEQVLHQEFREPGLAAAPLLEHLVAAGCLGRKTGRGFRDHARR encoded by the coding sequence ATGGAGCGTCCCTTCCCCACGGTCGCCGTGGTCGGACTCGGCACGATGGGCACCGGCGTCGCCGTCGCGGTCGCCAGGAGCGGCCGCCGGGTGATCGGCATCGAGGCCGACGAGAACTCCGCCGCCCGGGCCCTGGCCCGGATCGAGGAGTCCACCGCGCACGCGGTGGCCCGGGAGCGGCTCACCGCCGAGGAGCGGGCCGGGCTGCTCGCCAGGCTCACCGTCGGCCACGCGCTGGAGGCCGCCGCCGAGGCGGACCTGGTGATCGAGGAGGTGCCCGAGCAGCTGGAGCTGAAGCGGGAGGTCTTCGCGGCGCTGGACCGGATCTGCCCGGCCGAGACCGTGTTCGCCACCGGCACCACCGCGCTCTCGGTGACCCGGATCGCCGCCGCCACCGCCCGCCCGGACCGGGTGCTCGGGCTGCACTTCTTCAACCCGGTGCACACCATGAAGCTGGTCGAGGTGGTGCGCACCGTGCTCACCGCCCCGCAGGTCGCCGAGGACGCCGCGGCGCTGGCCCGGGACCTCGGCAAGGAGCCGGTGGCGGCCGGCGACCGGGCCGGCTTCGTGGTCAACGGACTGCTCTTCGCGTACCTGAACCAGGCCGCCGCGATGTACGAGTCCAGGTACGCCACCCGGGAGGACATCGACGCCGCGATGCGGCTGGGCTGCGGCCTGCCGATGGGGCCGCTGGCCCTGCTCGACCTGATCGGCGTGGACACCGCGAGGACCGTCCTGGAGGCGATGTACGAGCAGTCCAGGGACCGGCTGCACGCGCCCGCGCCGATCCTCGGCCAGCTGGTCTCGGCCGGACTGCTGGGCCGCAAGACCGGCCGCGGCTTCTACACCTACGAGGCGCCCGGCTCCTCCCGGGCCGTCGACACCACCGCCGGCCCGGCCCGGCCGGGGGTGTCCGGCCGGGAGGTGCGCAGCATCGGCGTCTGCGGCTCGGGCACCATGGCGACCGGCATCGTCGAGGTGTTCGCCAAGGCCGGGTACCCCGTGCTGCTGGCCGCCCGGAGCCTGGAGAAGGCCGAGCGGGCCAAGGCCCAGCTGGCCAGGTCGCTGGAGCGCTCGGTGGCGAAGGGCCGGCTGACCGAGCAGCAGCGGGACGCCGCCCTGGGCCTGGTGACGCCGGTCGGGCAGTACGGCGAGCTGGCGGACGTGGACCTGGTGGTCGAGGCGGTGGCCGAGGACCTCGCGGTCAAGCGCGAGCTGTTCACCGCGCTGGACGCGATCGTCAAGCCGGGCGCGGTGCTGGCCACCACCACCTCCTCGCTGCCGGTGGTCGCGTGCGCCTCGGCCACCGGGCGGCCGCAGGACGTGGTCGGCATGCACTTCTTCAACCCGGCGCCGGCGATGCGGCTGGTCGAGGTGGTCTCCACGGTGCTGACAGCGCCGGAGGTCACCGCGACCGTGCTGGAGCTGTGCGCGAAGGTCCGCAAGCACCCGGTGGAGTGCGGGGACCGGGCCGGCTTCATCGTGAACGCGCTGCTCTTCCCCTATCTCAACGACGCGGTGCGGATGCTCCAGGAGCACTACGCGACGGTGGACGACATCGACACCGCGATGAAGCTCGGCTGCGGCTACCCGATGGGTCCGTTCGAGCTGCTGGACGTGGTCGGCCTGGACGTCTCGCTGACCATCGAGCAGGTGCTGCACCAGGAGTTCCGCGAGCCGGGCCTGGCCGCGGCGCCGCTGCTGGAGCACCTGGTGGCGGCGGGCTGCCTGGGCCGCAAGACCGGCCGCGGTTTCCGCGACCACGCGCGCCGATGA
- a CDS encoding TetR family transcriptional regulator: protein MDRVQSVSPQQSAPQQSAPARDGRPAGTGSEGGQGSRRAAAQRQQMRQDLATAAMELFASQGYEETTVDQIAAAAGVARRTFFRYFRSKEEAIFPDHDDTLVRVADLLASAEPEEHPLDVVCRGIKEVLRMYASTPGVSVARYQLIRQVPTLREREIAVVARYERLFTRYLLGRFDTAGEIPAGWQHGGEDDSMLAEVSAAAVVAAHNHVLRRWLRAGGRGDVEAQLDHSFEVIRQTFWGSSAPGARRRGAVVAPGASGAEAEASTSRAPSATAGGEVLITVTRTDAPLELVVDAVRAALEGVKQA from the coding sequence ATGGATCGGGTTCAGTCAGTCTCCCCGCAGCAGTCGGCCCCGCAGCAGTCCGCGCCGGCGCGTGACGGCCGGCCGGCCGGGACGGGCTCGGAGGGGGGCCAGGGCAGCCGCCGGGCGGCGGCCCAGCGCCAGCAGATGCGCCAGGACCTGGCCACCGCCGCGATGGAGCTGTTCGCCTCGCAGGGCTACGAGGAGACCACGGTCGACCAGATCGCCGCGGCGGCCGGGGTGGCCCGGCGGACCTTCTTCCGGTACTTCCGGTCCAAGGAGGAGGCGATCTTCCCGGACCACGACGACACCCTGGTGCGGGTCGCCGACCTGCTGGCCAGCGCCGAGCCGGAGGAGCACCCGCTGGACGTGGTCTGCCGGGGCATCAAGGAGGTGCTGCGGATGTACGCCTCCACGCCCGGGGTCTCGGTGGCCAGGTACCAGCTGATCCGCCAGGTGCCGACGCTGCGGGAGCGGGAGATCGCCGTGGTGGCCCGCTACGAGCGGCTGTTCACCCGTTACCTGCTGGGCCGGTTCGACACCGCCGGGGAGATCCCCGCGGGCTGGCAGCACGGCGGCGAGGACGACTCGATGCTGGCCGAGGTGTCGGCGGCGGCGGTGGTCGCGGCGCACAACCACGTCCTGCGGCGCTGGCTGCGGGCCGGCGGGCGGGGCGACGTGGAGGCGCAGCTGGACCACTCCTTCGAGGTGATCCGGCAGACCTTCTGGGGCTCCAGCGCGCCGGGGGCGCGGCGGCGCGGTGCCGTGGTGGCACCGGGTGCCAGTGGGGCGGAGGCGGAGGCCTCGACCTCGCGCGCACCGAGTGCCACCGCTGGAGGTGAGGTACTCATCACAGTCACCCGGACGGACGCTCCGCTGGAGCTGGTGGTGGATGCCGTGCGGGCCGCCCTGGAGGGCGTCAAGCAGGCCTGA
- the ccrA gene encoding crotonyl-CoA carboxylase/reductase — MKEILDAILSSDSTSADFANVKLPESYRAVTLHKDEEQMFAGLDSRDKDPRKSLHLDDVPLPELGPGEALVAVMASAVNYNTVWSSIFEPVSTFGFLERYGRLSPLTKRHDLPYHVLGSDLAGVVLRTGAGVNAWKPGDEVVAHCLSVELESSDGHNDTMMDPEQRIWGFETNFGGLAQLALVKTNQLMPKPAHLTWEEAASPGLVNSTAYRQLVSQNGAGMKQGDNVLIWGASGGLGSYATQYALAGGATPICVVSSPEKADICRAMGAEAIIDRSAEGYRFWKDEQNQDPREWKRFGGRIRELTGGEDVDIVFEHPGRETFGASVYVTRKGGTIVTCASTSGYMHQYDNRYLWMSLKRIVGSHFANYREAWEANRLVAKGKIHPTVSKVYPLEQTGQASLDVHQNRHQGKVGVLCLAPEEGLGVRDAELRAKHLPAINLFREVTERTIQPSRDI, encoded by the coding sequence ATGAAGGAAATCCTCGACGCGATCCTCAGCTCCGACAGCACCTCGGCGGACTTCGCCAACGTGAAGCTGCCGGAGTCCTACCGGGCGGTCACGCTCCACAAGGACGAGGAGCAGATGTTCGCGGGCCTCGACAGCCGCGACAAGGACCCGCGCAAGTCCCTCCACCTCGACGACGTCCCGCTGCCCGAGCTGGGCCCGGGCGAGGCCCTGGTCGCCGTGATGGCGAGCGCGGTGAACTACAACACCGTGTGGAGCTCGATCTTCGAGCCGGTCTCCACCTTCGGCTTCCTGGAGCGCTACGGCCGGCTCTCCCCGCTCACCAAGCGCCACGACCTGCCGTACCACGTGCTCGGCTCCGACCTGGCGGGCGTGGTGCTGCGCACCGGCGCCGGGGTCAACGCCTGGAAGCCGGGCGACGAGGTGGTCGCCCACTGCCTGTCCGTCGAGCTGGAGTCCTCGGACGGCCACAACGACACGATGATGGACCCGGAGCAGCGGATCTGGGGCTTCGAGACCAACTTCGGCGGCCTGGCCCAGCTGGCCCTGGTGAAGACCAACCAGCTGATGCCCAAGCCCGCCCACCTGACCTGGGAGGAGGCCGCCTCCCCCGGCCTGGTCAACTCCACCGCCTACCGCCAGCTGGTCTCGCAGAACGGCGCGGGCATGAAGCAGGGCGACAACGTGCTGATCTGGGGCGCCAGCGGCGGCCTCGGCTCGTACGCCACCCAGTACGCGCTGGCCGGCGGCGCCACCCCGATCTGCGTGGTCTCCAGCCCGGAGAAGGCCGACATCTGCCGGGCGATGGGCGCCGAGGCGATCATCGACCGCTCCGCCGAGGGCTACCGGTTCTGGAAGGACGAGCAGAACCAGGACCCGCGCGAGTGGAAGCGCTTCGGCGGGCGGATCCGCGAGCTGACCGGCGGCGAGGACGTCGACATCGTCTTCGAGCACCCCGGCCGGGAGACCTTCGGCGCCAGCGTCTACGTCACCCGCAAGGGCGGCACCATCGTCACCTGCGCCTCCACCTCCGGCTACATGCACCAGTACGACAACCGCTACCTGTGGATGTCGCTCAAGAGGATCGTCGGCTCGCACTTCGCCAACTACCGCGAGGCCTGGGAGGCCAACCGCCTGGTGGCCAAGGGCAAGATCCACCCGACCGTGTCCAAGGTCTACCCGCTGGAGCAGACCGGGCAGGCCTCGCTCGACGTCCACCAGAACCGGCACCAGGGCAAGGTCGGCGTGCTCTGCCTCGCCCCCGAGGAGGGCCTGGGCGTGCGCGACGCCGAGCTGCGCGCCAAGCACCTGCCCGCGATCAACCTCTTCCGCGAGGTCACCGAGCGGACCATCCAGCCGAGCCGCGACATCTAA
- a CDS encoding protein meaA, with protein sequence MTDQKRDRPWLMRTYAGHSTAEDSNALYRRNLAKGQTGLSVAFDLPTQTGYDSDHILARGEVGRVGVPVGHVGDMRTLFDGIPLEQTNTSMTINATAMWLLALYQVVAEEQGADIAKLTGTTQNDIVKEYLSRGTHVFPPGPSVRLITDMIAYTVGNIPKWNPINICSYHLQEAGATPVQEIAYAMCTAIEVLDAVRDSGQVPAERMGEVVARISFFVNAGVRFVEEMCKMRAFGRLWEKVTRERYGIEDPKQRRFRYGVQVNSLGLTEAQPENNVQRIVLEMLAVTLSKDARARAVQLPAWNEALGLPRPWDQQWSLRIQQVLAFESDLLEYGDIFNGSEVIEAKTEALLAGAEAEIAKVLGMGGVIPAVESGYLKSNLVASHAARRARIESGEDKIIGVNCFDTTEESPLTADLDTAIMVVDPASEQSVLTALEAWRGQRDEAAALSALAELKAVAGTTANLVPATLACARAGVTTGEWAFALREVFGEYRAPTGVGGAPVAVPAEPGGELAAVREAVAATAAELGAGKLRLLVGKPGLDGHSNGAEQIAVRARDAGFEVVYQGIRLTPEQIVSAAVAEDVHCVGLSILSGAHSELVPDVLHRLRRAGVEDVPVIVGGIIPAADGEALRAAGVAAVFTPKDFGITTIIGRIVDEIRLANRLQPWTPAPATTTS encoded by the coding sequence ATGACCGACCAGAAGCGCGACCGGCCCTGGCTGATGCGCACCTACGCCGGGCACTCGACGGCCGAGGACTCCAACGCGCTGTACCGGCGGAACCTCGCCAAGGGGCAGACCGGCCTCTCGGTGGCGTTCGACCTGCCGACCCAGACCGGCTACGACTCCGACCACATCCTCGCCCGCGGCGAGGTCGGCCGGGTCGGGGTGCCGGTGGGCCACGTCGGCGACATGCGCACCCTGTTCGACGGCATCCCGCTCGAGCAGACCAACACCTCCATGACGATCAACGCCACCGCGATGTGGCTGCTGGCGCTCTACCAGGTGGTCGCCGAGGAGCAGGGCGCGGACATCGCCAAGCTCACCGGCACCACCCAGAACGACATCGTCAAGGAGTACCTGTCGCGCGGGACGCACGTCTTCCCGCCCGGCCCCTCGGTGCGCCTGATCACCGACATGATCGCCTACACGGTCGGGAACATCCCGAAGTGGAACCCGATCAACATCTGCAGCTACCACCTCCAGGAGGCCGGGGCCACCCCGGTCCAGGAGATCGCCTACGCGATGTGCACCGCGATCGAGGTGCTGGACGCCGTCCGCGACTCCGGCCAGGTGCCGGCCGAGCGGATGGGCGAGGTGGTCGCCCGGATCTCCTTCTTCGTCAACGCCGGGGTGCGGTTCGTCGAGGAGATGTGCAAGATGCGGGCCTTCGGCCGGCTCTGGGAGAAGGTCACCCGGGAGCGGTACGGCATCGAGGACCCCAAGCAGCGCCGGTTCCGCTACGGCGTGCAGGTCAACTCGCTCGGCCTGACCGAGGCCCAGCCGGAGAACAACGTCCAGCGGATCGTGCTGGAGATGCTCGCCGTCACGCTCTCCAAGGACGCCCGCGCCCGCGCCGTCCAGCTGCCCGCCTGGAACGAGGCGCTCGGCCTGCCCCGCCCGTGGGACCAGCAGTGGTCGCTGCGGATCCAGCAGGTGCTGGCCTTCGAGTCCGACCTGCTGGAGTACGGGGACATCTTCAACGGCTCCGAGGTGATCGAGGCCAAGACCGAGGCGCTGCTGGCGGGCGCCGAGGCCGAGATCGCCAAGGTGCTGGGGATGGGCGGGGTCATCCCGGCCGTCGAGTCCGGCTACCTGAAGTCCAACCTGGTCGCCTCGCACGCCGCCCGCCGGGCCCGGATCGAGTCCGGCGAGGACAAGATCATCGGGGTCAACTGCTTCGACACCACCGAGGAGAGCCCGCTCACGGCCGACCTCGACACCGCGATCATGGTCGTCGACCCGGCCTCCGAGCAGTCCGTGCTGACCGCGCTGGAGGCCTGGCGCGGTCAGCGCGACGAGGCGGCCGCGCTGAGCGCCCTGGCGGAGCTCAAGGCCGTCGCCGGCACCACCGCCAACCTCGTGCCGGCCACCCTGGCCTGCGCCCGGGCCGGGGTCACCACCGGCGAGTGGGCCTTCGCCCTGCGCGAGGTGTTCGGCGAGTACCGCGCGCCCACCGGCGTCGGCGGCGCCCCGGTCGCGGTCCCGGCCGAGCCCGGCGGCGAGCTGGCGGCCGTCCGCGAGGCGGTCGCCGCGACCGCCGCCGAACTCGGCGCCGGCAAGCTGCGGCTGCTGGTCGGCAAGCCCGGCCTGGACGGGCACTCCAACGGGGCCGAGCAGATCGCCGTCCGGGCCCGCGACGCCGGGTTCGAGGTGGTCTACCAGGGCATCCGGCTCACCCCGGAGCAGATCGTCTCCGCCGCCGTCGCCGAGGACGTCCACTGCGTGGGCCTGTCGATCCTCTCCGGCGCCCACTCCGAGCTGGTGCCGGACGTGCTGCACCGGCTGCGCCGGGCCGGGGTGGAGGATGTCCCGGTGATCGTGGGTGGCATCATCCCGGCAGCGGACGGCGAGGCCCTCAGGGCCGCCGGCGTCGCCGCCGTGTTCACCCCGAAGGACTTCGGCATCACGACCATCATCGGCCGGATCGTGGACGAGATCCGGCTGGCCAACAGGCTCCAGCCCTGGACGCCGGCCCCGGCCACGACGACCAGCTGA